GCGACCTCTATGTTGGGTTTTTGTTCAACGAATAGCGTATCGTTTGTTTCTTACGTATATCACTTGGAAAACATTAATTGAAATAATAAACGGTTCACGACAGGGGTGGAACAAAGTAAATCGAACTGGCAACAATTTATTTAAATGATTCTATTTATAATTCCAAATACCTAGTTCAATAAATTAGGCTGGAATTCTATAACTATTTAAATAATCATCAATAAAGGCTGCGTGATTATGAAAATTGCAATCCATCAACCAAATTACTTACCTTGGATCGGCTATTTTGATAAGATCGATCAGGTTGATAAATTTGTTATTCTCGATAAAGCTTTTCATACTAAAAGCGGTTTTGTCCATCGAAATAAAATAAAAACACCTCAAGGACCCATTATGCTAACTGTTCCATTAAAAAATAAAGAAAAACCTATTAAGGAACTTCTTATTGCAAACGAAACTAATTGGCGTTGCAAACATTGGAAAATAATTGAGAACAATTACAAAAACACACCTTTTTGGTCTCTATATAAAGAAGGCTTTGAGGAAATATTTGAAAAAGAATGGAAGTATCTTGATTCACTTAACATTACACTTATTAAACATATACTTTCATTACTTTCAATTACTACTGAAATTTTAATAGAATCTGATTTTAATATAGACTTTGGTCATGGAAATTCAAGAAATGTTAACATTGTTTCTCATTTAGGTGGCAATATCTATTTATCTGGCGTGGGAGCAAAGGTATACAACGATCCAGAAGAATTTGAAAAACGTGGAATTGAGTTAGATTACCAAAATTTTAATCATCCAATATATGTACAACGATTTGGAAATTTTGATTCTCATCTTTCCATAATCGACCTACTTTTTAACTGCGGACCAGAATCAATCGAACTCATTCGTAAACAGAGAAATAAACAATGAATACCTACAAAACAATCCTCAAAAATTCTAGGAGGTGAAATTTTGATTTCATCAGGAAAAGAACGTATATTGATCATCGCGCCTCATGCTGATGATGAGGTACTTGGTTGTGGCGGACTTATTGAAAAAGCATGTCGACTTAATAATGAAGTGAAAGTAATCGTTGTTGCTGTTGGTGACATTACACATACTCACAGCGGAGAAAAAGTATTAGCCGAAACAAGAATATCCGAGCTAAAAGAAGCGCTAGAAGTTCTTGGATGTGTAAATTTTGAGGTAATGTATACAGATAAAGATTCCTTACTTGATACAATTCCTAGATATGAGATTATTTCTAAGCTCGACACGATTATTGACAGTTTTTTACCTACTATAGTTTTTATCCCACTTCCAAGCTACCATCAAGATCATATTGTACTTTTTGAAGCCTGTTTCGCTTCCTTAAGGCCGAAACCCAATCATCTAATCAAACTAATTGCTGTATACGAATATCCATTAATATCTTGGCAATTTAAAAAATTTTGGAATACAGGTGAATTATATTTAGACATTTCCGATACCATTGAAAAAAAAGTAGAAGCTTTCCTTAAACATAAATCTCAAAGACGTCCTGCAAAACACTTAATTTCACCTGAAAGTGTAAAAAAATGGGCAGAGATGCGTGGTTTAGAAAGCGGTCTCGAATATGCAGAAAAATACTATATATTGCGTTCGTACATTTTATAATTTTGCTTCCATGTAGTTAGGAGGACGGATTATGATGAAAAAGGAAAATCCAGGGAATTGGAATAGTCATACACCAATACCACACAATCGTCCGACTCTTGGAAAAGCCGAAGCTTTAGCTGCAATTAACATATTACGATCTGGTTGGGTGGCACAGGGAAAAACTGTTGAAGCGTTTGAAGAAGAGCTATGTGATTTTCTTGGATTACCAAATGGTTGTGCTGTTGCTGTTTCAAGTGGGACTGCTGCGTTATATCTATCTTTACTCTTCTTAGGTGCAAAAGATAAAAATGTAGCGTTTCCCACTTATACATGCTCAGCTTTAAGAAATGCATCTACACTTGCAAGAGCTAAATCATTTTTAGTGGATAGTCAAATTAATTCACCGAATATAGATATAGAATTGATTGATAAGAATGTAGACATAGCCATTGTTCCTCATATGTTTGGAATACCTCAAATAATATATCCAAAACATAAATCTATTAGAATTATAGAAGATTGTGCACAATCACTAGGTGCAAAAGTAAAAGGTTCTAATGTTGGAATACAAGGGGATGTTGGTGTTTTTTCCTTTTATGCTACTAAGTTAATTACTTCAGGTGGGCAAGGTGGAATGATCGTTTCAAAAGACTCAACACTAATACAAGAAATAAAGGACTATCGGTTATTTGATAGACGAAGCGATTCAAAAATTCGTTTCAACTTCCAAATGACTGACTTACAGGCAGCAATTGGAACAACACAATTAAGGCAGTTACCCCAATTTATTGCTAGACGTGAGGAAATATTTGAACAATATTGTTCCGCAGGTTTGCCATTAATTGATGGTCCTCCAAATACAAAGGCAGTTCGATTCAGAGCTATTTTAAATACATCAAAACAAGATGAAGTGATTTCTGCTCTTCAAAATAACAATATCACTGCCGTTATACCTATTAAAGAATCTGAATTAATAGAATCCTTGGATAAATATCAAAATGCGTTGTATTGGACAAAAAATACAGTATCTTTACCAATTTATCCAACATTAAAAGACAATGATGTAAAACGAATAATAGAAGTTGTGAAAAATACGCTATAAACAAATGTTCAGATTGAAAAAAGCTTGCCCTACTCAATCATTAGTTGGGCAAACTTTTATTTTTGCTTCCTATATTTCGTTTGTTCATGAGCGTTTTTAAGTGATGTCTCTTTTTTATTTTAGATTAATCTTATATATACTCCGACCGTTTAATTCTTGAACTGGTCTATTATTTTGTGGATAAATTTCAGCAAAGACTTCTATTTGCTGTGATGACATTTCAACTGGTTCCTCTAATAAAATCCATGTGATTCCTTGTGTACATGGAGGGGTTGTTAACGAGCCGGTATATAGGTAAATATTATTAACTTCTGGTAACACTTCTAATAAATTGACATTCTCCTCAATTTCAATGGCTTTACTCGTTTTTTCCTCAGGTAATTCCGACCACAAATTTGCTAACTCGGTGTTAATTTTCCCCTCTTTAATGAAAACCCCAACAACTGCTATTTTCCCTTCTTTGTTTTTATGAAAAAGATGACCTTCCATATTAAAAACTTCTTCATTTATTTGATGCTCACTTGGATTATGAAAATAGATTTGTTCAAGTGTATATTCCTCATCGTCAATTAGAAGCTTGTTCTTCCCTGTTGGGTCATTGATTTGAATCGTATAGCCATTATTCTCGAGCAAAAATTTAGTCGGTTCATATTTTAGTTCTATTTTCACATTTTTCTTTTCTGGTGCTATAATTTCATCCGTTATATTTATAGGAGACTGCTCACTTCCATTACCACAGGCTGAAAAAGCAGGGTCAATTGTTTCCCATTCTGTTGGACCTGTTTCGGCCTCGTACGACCAGTAAACTTGTGTTGTCAACGATTCTTTCTGATCATTGTTTATTTCTTTTGGAACGTTGCTGAATGATACGTATACAATTATGGCGATAACAATTTGAATAATTAATAAGAACGAATAATATTTCACCCTACTCAAAATATAAATCCTCCTTTGATGTTACTCATGATGTTATTACTAAATTAACCATAAATTGTGTAACACAAACAAAAATCATTATTTGTTGAAATAAAAAAAGCCTCCGGAATTGGAAGGCTAGACAGTAAGAACCAGTTCATCCTTCTGTTCAAATTTATAAAAAATTCTCTCGTTTGGTATATGTAAAATTCATTAAGTTCCACATGGTTTCAGTCACAACTTAGAGTCGAAATTTTTTAATTACTAATTCTTTCTGTAACCTCTTAAATTCTCTTTATTTACTCATCATTTAACCTATTACTCCCCTATAATCTATTAAACATATTAATTAACTAGTAAAATTTAGTCTTCAGGGGATTAAAACTATTAAAGGTTGCATTTATCCTTCAATATTTCATAAAGATAAATGCAACCCTATTTTATGATGACAAATAAAACAGTCCTCCATTTATAATTTCTACATTTATTCTCGGACTGAAGCGTTCTTCTAAAGCCCTTTTCTCAATTTCATAGGATTCAGGCTTTTCTTCTACATCTACATAAAAATAATCTAATATTTCTTGCTCCCGCTCCCATCGTCTTTTTGCTTCCTCTGCCCATGTATGATCATCCTGTTGAACG
Above is a genomic segment from Lysinibacillus sp. PLM2 containing:
- a CDS encoding carbonic anhydrase, whose product is MSRVKYYSFLLIIQIVIAIIVYVSFSNVPKEINNDQKESLTTQVYWSYEAETGPTEWETIDPAFSACGNGSEQSPINITDEIIAPEKKNVKIELKYEPTKFLLENNGYTIQINDPTGKNKLLIDDEEYTLEQIYFHNPSEHQINEEVFNMEGHLFHKNKEGKIAVVGVFIKEGKINTELANLWSELPEEKTSKAIEIEENVNLLEVLPEVNNIYLYTGSLTTPPCTQGITWILLEEPVEMSSQQIEVFAEIYPQNNRPVQELNGRSIYKINLK
- a CDS encoding aminotransferase DegT, which encodes MMKKENPGNWNSHTPIPHNRPTLGKAEALAAINILRSGWVAQGKTVEAFEEELCDFLGLPNGCAVAVSSGTAALYLSLLFLGAKDKNVAFPTYTCSALRNASTLARAKSFLVDSQINSPNIDIELIDKNVDIAIVPHMFGIPQIIYPKHKSIRIIEDCAQSLGAKVKGSNVGIQGDVGVFSFYATKLITSGGQGGMIVSKDSTLIQEIKDYRLFDRRSDSKIRFNFQMTDLQAAIGTTQLRQLPQFIARREEIFEQYCSAGLPLIDGPPNTKAVRFRAILNTSKQDEVISALQNNNITAVIPIKESELIESLDKYQNALYWTKNTVSLPIYPTLKDNDVKRIIEVVKNTL
- a CDS encoding PIG-L domain-containing protein, producing MISSGKERILIIAPHADDEVLGCGGLIEKACRLNNEVKVIVVAVGDITHTHSGEKVLAETRISELKEALEVLGCVNFEVMYTDKDSLLDTIPRYEIISKLDTIIDSFLPTIVFIPLPSYHQDHIVLFEACFASLRPKPNHLIKLIAVYEYPLISWQFKKFWNTGELYLDISDTIEKKVEAFLKHKSQRRPAKHLISPESVKKWAEMRGLESGLEYAEKYYILRSYIL